The sequence GTGTTCGTACTCGTTGGTGAACAGGTAGCGGGCACCGTCGACGAGGCGACAGATGTCCGCCGGGCGCATGAAGGCCAACTGTTGGGAGGGGTCGGCGGCGAACGGGTATTCGTTGGCCCGGCACTCGTCGGTGTGCCGAAGCATCGCGGCTGGATCGTTGGGGCTGATGATCACCAGGTTTGTGCCACCCACCTGCTCGACGGTTGGGCGCAGCTCCAGCTTCTGAGCCTCGGTCATCGCACCGGGATAGAACGACGCGATCTGGTTGCCGTCCTGGTCGGTGGTGCAGAGAAAACGCGCGGTGTGCAGCTCCTCGGACACAGCGATGAACGACACGTCCAGGCCGTTGCGTTCCAGCCACGACCGGTAGTCGGCGAAGTCGACGCCGGCGGCGGCGACGATCACCGGCCGCAGGCCCAGTCGGGCCAGGCCGAGGCCGATGTTGGCGGCGACCCCACCGCGGCGTACGTCGAGCGAATCGACCAGGAACGACAGCGACACCCGGTCGAGGGAGTCCGGTACGAACTGGTCGACGAAGCGGCCTCGGAAGGACGTGAGGTGGTCGACGGCGATCGACCCGGTGACGATGATGGTCACGACAGCTCCCTATCGTTCACAGGCTGGCCGCAGCCCGCAGAGCCGGTACCCGGTCGGTCCGCTCCCACGTGAAGGTGTCTTCGGCACGGCCGAAATGGCCGTACGCGGCCGTATGCACGTAGATCGGGCGTAGCAGTTCAAGATCGCGGATGATCGCTGCGGGGCGCAGGTCGAAGACGCTGGTGAGCGCGGCGTGGATACGGTCGACGGGAATCTTCTCGGTGCCGAAGCACTCCACGAACAGACCCACCGGCTCCGCCTTGCCGATGGCGTACGCAACCTGGATCTCGCAGTGTGTCGCCATTTCGGCGGCGACCACGTGCTTGGCGAGCCACCGCATCGCATAGGCGGCGGAGCGGTCCACCTTCGACGGGTCCTTGCCGGAGAAAGCCCCTCCGCCATGCCGCGAGATGCCGCCGTACGAGTCGATGATGATTTTGCGTCCGGTCAGGCCGGTGTCGCCCATCGGCCCCCCGATCTCGAACCGACCGGTGGGGTTCACCAGTAGCCGGTACTCGTCCGCGCGCAGCGTCAGCTCGGCCAGGGCCGGCTCCACCACGTGCTTGCGGATGTCCTCGGTCAGCAGCCCCTCGACGTCGATGTCGGCCGCGTGCTGGCTGGAGACGACGATGGTCTCCACCGCGACCGGGCGCACCCCGTCGTAGGCGATGGTGACCTGGGTCTTGCCGTCTGGACGGAGATACGGCATCGCGCCCTCGCGCCGAACGGTGGACAGCCGGCGGGAGAGGCGGTGAGCCAACGTGATCGGCAGCGGCATCAACTCGGGAGTGTCGGTGCACGCGTAGCCGAACATCATGCCCTGGTCGCCGGCGCCCTGCTGGTCCACCGCGTGGGGATCATCGCCACTGCGGGACTCGTACGCCCGGGTCACGCCTTGGGCGATGTCTGGCGACTGCCGTCCGATCGCGACGTTGACACCGCAGGTACGGGCGTCGAAGCCCTTTGCCGACGAGTCATACCCGATTCGCAGTACCTGTGCCCGGGCCAC is a genomic window of Micromonospora tarapacensis containing:
- a CDS encoding carbohydrate kinase family protein, coding for MTIIVTGSIAVDHLTSFRGRFVDQFVPDSLDRVSLSFLVDSLDVRRGGVAANIGLGLARLGLRPVIVAAAGVDFADYRSWLERNGLDVSFIAVSEELHTARFLCTTDQDGNQIASFYPGAMTEAQKLELRPTVEQVGGTNLVIISPNDPAAMLRHTDECRANEYPFAADPSQQLAFMRPADICRLVDGARYLFTNEYEHALVLQKTGWTQREILARVGTWVTTLAAKGARIESLDHPAEEVSAVAVDAEIEPTGVGDAFRAGFLAGVNWGLPDVRAAQLGCALAALVLRTVGPQEYDIHPTAFANGLASTYGRTAASEIGQRLPWAR
- the metK gene encoding methionine adenosyltransferase — protein: MPYRLFTSESVTEGHPDKIADQISDALLDAFLLEDPHSRVAVETLITTGQIHIAGEVTSHASVDAAEVARAQVLRIGYDSSAKGFDARTCGVNVAIGRQSPDIAQGVTRAYESRSGDDPHAVDQQGAGDQGMMFGYACTDTPELMPLPITLAHRLSRRLSTVRREGAMPYLRPDGKTQVTIAYDGVRPVAVETIVVSSQHAADIDVEGLLTEDIRKHVVEPALAELTLRADEYRLLVNPTGRFEIGGPMGDTGLTGRKIIIDSYGGISRHGGGAFSGKDPSKVDRSAAYAMRWLAKHVVAAEMATHCEIQVAYAIGKAEPVGLFVECFGTEKIPVDRIHAALTSVFDLRPAAIIRDLELLRPIYVHTAAYGHFGRAEDTFTWERTDRVPALRAAASL